In Lysinibacillus sp. FSL M8-0337, the following proteins share a genomic window:
- a CDS encoding DeoR/GlpR family DNA-binding transcription regulator — protein sequence MTYAKIERFEFILKQLELDGKIIVANIAETLLVAPETVRRDLDELEQQHLLTRVHGGAIKYTNVRTEPAFLRKLQMHKEAKCAIARQAAQRICDGDTIAVDTGTTTVHIADYLMAVDDITVVTNSIAAAAQFNLAIEERRMTGKVILLGGTTNPRQASVAGAMTLEWLSHMNFDKAFLSCGGIKDGIVYDYDLDESLISQKMLQQSKNCILLADASKLNGKSFYQICDLAQCTEIMCDMACPEEWQAYEEQWTVCSGGKS from the coding sequence ATGACATATGCAAAAATTGAACGTTTTGAATTTATTTTAAAGCAGTTAGAGCTTGATGGCAAAATTATTGTAGCGAATATTGCTGAGACACTGCTCGTAGCACCTGAAACTGTTCGTCGAGATTTGGATGAGCTAGAACAACAGCATTTATTGACCCGAGTGCATGGCGGGGCAATCAAATATACCAACGTTCGAACGGAGCCAGCATTTTTGCGAAAACTGCAAATGCATAAAGAGGCGAAATGTGCTATTGCACGTCAGGCCGCACAGCGTATTTGTGATGGAGATACGATTGCCGTTGATACAGGGACGACGACAGTCCATATAGCGGATTACTTAATGGCAGTTGATGATATTACGGTTGTGACTAATTCTATTGCCGCCGCCGCACAGTTTAATCTCGCCATTGAAGAAAGACGGATGACAGGGAAAGTTATTTTACTAGGCGGTACAACAAATCCAAGGCAAGCTTCAGTTGCAGGTGCGATGACGTTGGAGTGGTTAAGTCATATGAACTTTGATAAGGCCTTTTTATCATGCGGGGGCATCAAGGATGGCATTGTCTATGATTATGATTTAGATGAATCCTTGATTTCCCAAAAAATGCTTCAACAAAGTAAGAATTGTATATTACTAGCGGATGCATCAAAGCTTAATGGCAAATCATTTTATCAAATTTGTGATTTGGCACAATGTACGGAAATCATGTGTGATATGGCTTGTCCTGAGGAATGGCAAGCGTACGAAGAACAGTGGACAGTATGTAGTGGAGGGAAGAGTTGA
- a CDS encoding histidinol phosphate phosphatase domain-containing protein codes for MTIDYHVHLEEGPYSFRWLERTSQAIANFHDLKNVDNGSKALIEWQVATLAKRLHNGCYSEEWLDLYLQRAKQLGLREVGIVDHLYRFKETRSYFERYMQLDESTEIGQLQRYWLNSVMTESMDDFVMAIDKAKDKWRQHGVELRLGIEADYFVGGEEELTALLQGHPWDYVIGSVHFIDGWGFDNPQTEHLFKKMDQPTLQMKYTQFYTTVVQMIQSNMFDFVAHLDNFKVFNYHVQDEAFNLLWYEQIAQALVATQTATEINAGLYYRYPVKEMCPGPLFLQVLVKRGVEFTVSSDAHFPDDLGNYTFANTDWLKTLGVKKLLGFQQRTKKYIEL; via the coding sequence ATGACAATTGATTACCATGTACATTTAGAGGAGGGCCCATATTCTTTTCGTTGGTTGGAGCGAACATCACAAGCCATAGCCAATTTTCATGACCTAAAAAATGTTGACAATGGCTCTAAAGCTTTAATTGAGTGGCAAGTGGCAACGCTTGCTAAAAGATTGCATAATGGCTGTTATAGTGAAGAATGGCTCGATTTATATTTACAACGGGCAAAGCAACTTGGTTTACGAGAGGTAGGCATTGTGGATCATTTGTATCGGTTTAAGGAAACACGCTCCTATTTTGAGCGTTATATGCAATTGGATGAATCAACAGAAATCGGTCAACTCCAACGATATTGGCTAAATAGTGTGATGACAGAAAGTATGGACGATTTCGTAATGGCAATTGACAAGGCAAAGGACAAATGGCGTCAGCACGGTGTTGAGTTAAGGCTAGGGATTGAAGCGGATTATTTTGTAGGCGGTGAAGAAGAATTGACCGCGCTCCTACAAGGGCATCCGTGGGATTATGTTATTGGCTCGGTTCATTTTATAGATGGCTGGGGTTTTGATAATCCACAAACGGAGCATCTATTTAAAAAGATGGACCAGCCAACTTTACAGATGAAGTATACACAGTTTTATACCACGGTTGTGCAAATGATTCAGTCTAATATGTTTGATTTTGTAGCTCATTTGGATAATTTTAAAGTCTTTAATTATCATGTGCAGGATGAGGCGTTTAATCTTTTATGGTATGAACAGATTGCACAGGCGCTTGTCGCAACACAAACTGCTACAGAAATAAACGCAGGGTTATATTATCGCTATCCGGTTAAAGAAATGTGCCCCGGTCCACTGTTTTTGCAAGTTCTCGTGAAACGAGGTGTCGAGTTTACCGTATCTTCAGACGCCCACTTCCCAGATGATTTAGGAAACTATACATTTGCCAATACAGATTGGCTAAAAACTTTGGGTGTTAAGAAGCTTTTAGGCTTCCAACAACGCACCAAGAAATATATCGAGCTTTAA
- the miaB gene encoding tRNA (N6-isopentenyl adenosine(37)-C2)-methylthiotransferase MiaB, producing the protein MNEEQRLTSQQVNQPKKEDKPEKDYSKYFEKVFTAPSLKDAKKRGKEEVKYHKDFQIAEQFAGMGEGRTFYIRTYGCQMNEHDTEVMAGIFMQLGYTSTDIIEEADVVLLNTCAIRENAENKVFGELGFLLKYKRKNPEMLIGVCGCMSQEESVVNKILKTYPHVDMVFGTHNIHRLPNILKEAYMSKEMVVEVWSKEGDVIENLPKKRLGSIKAWVNIMYGCDKFCTYCIVPYTRGKERSRRPEEIIAEVRELAAAGYKEIMLLGQNVNAYGKDFEDMDYRLGDLMNELRKIDIPRIRFTTSHPRDFDDHLIEVLAKGGNLVEHIHLPVQSGSNDVLKIMARKYSREHFLSLVDKIKAAIPGVTLTTDIIVGYPNETEEQFEETLSLYREVGFDMAFTYIYSPREGTPAAKMVDNVPEEVKKERLHRLNAVVQEYSRKALEGLKGEVVEVLVEGTSKRRDDVLAGYTRKNRLVNFKAPSELIGQLVKVKIIEATSYSLTGEFVEVVKNEKVEA; encoded by the coding sequence ATGAATGAGGAACAACGCTTAACGAGTCAACAAGTCAATCAACCAAAAAAAGAAGACAAGCCTGAAAAGGATTATAGTAAATATTTTGAGAAGGTCTTTACGGCACCTTCATTAAAAGATGCAAAAAAACGTGGCAAAGAAGAAGTGAAATATCATAAAGACTTCCAAATTGCTGAACAATTCGCTGGCATGGGTGAAGGGCGGACGTTTTATATCCGTACGTATGGCTGTCAGATGAATGAGCATGATACAGAAGTAATGGCTGGTATTTTTATGCAACTTGGCTATACTTCAACAGACATTATCGAAGAAGCAGATGTGGTGTTACTGAATACATGTGCGATTCGTGAAAATGCAGAAAACAAAGTATTTGGAGAGCTTGGTTTCCTGCTAAAATATAAACGTAAAAATCCAGAAATGTTGATTGGCGTCTGTGGTTGTATGTCACAGGAAGAATCCGTCGTCAATAAAATTTTAAAAACGTATCCACACGTCGATATGGTATTTGGAACGCACAATATTCATCGCCTGCCAAATATTTTAAAAGAAGCGTACATGTCAAAAGAAATGGTTGTAGAGGTTTGGTCGAAAGAGGGCGACGTTATTGAAAACTTGCCGAAAAAACGTCTAGGTTCCATAAAAGCTTGGGTCAATATTATGTATGGCTGTGACAAGTTTTGTACGTACTGCATTGTACCTTATACACGTGGCAAAGAGCGTAGTCGCCGTCCAGAAGAAATCATAGCAGAAGTGCGTGAGCTAGCTGCTGCAGGCTATAAAGAAATCATGCTATTAGGGCAAAATGTCAACGCTTACGGCAAAGATTTTGAGGACATGGATTATCGACTGGGTGATTTAATGAATGAATTGCGAAAAATAGATATTCCACGGATTCGCTTTACAACAAGTCACCCGCGTGATTTTGATGATCATTTAATCGAGGTATTGGCGAAAGGTGGCAATTTAGTTGAACACATTCACTTACCGGTACAATCAGGCTCAAATGATGTATTAAAAATTATGGCGCGCAAATATAGTCGTGAGCATTTCCTTAGCTTAGTAGATAAGATTAAAGCCGCAATCCCAGGTGTTACATTAACAACAGATATTATTGTTGGTTACCCAAACGAAACGGAAGAGCAATTCGAAGAGACGTTATCTTTATATCGTGAAGTAGGCTTTGATATGGCCTTTACGTATATTTACTCTCCACGCGAAGGAACACCAGCCGCGAAGATGGTTGATAATGTTCCTGAAGAGGTGAAAAAGGAACGTCTACATCGTTTAAATGCTGTCGTACAAGAATATTCTAGAAAAGCGCTAGAGGGCTTGAAGGGCGAAGTGGTTGAAGTGTTAGTTGAAGGAACAAGTAAACGTCGTGATGATGTGCTTGCTGGCTATACGCGTAAAAATCGTCTCGTCAATTTTAAAGCACCTTCAGAGTTGATTGGTCAGTTAGTGAAAGTGAAAATAATAGAGGCTACTTCTTATTCATTAACTGGTGAATTTGTGGAAGTAGTAAAAAATGAAAAGGTGGAAGCGTAA
- a CDS encoding RicAFT regulatory complex protein RicA family protein yields the protein MTQVLYTKEDLIKKSHEIAHMIANTPEVEFFKKAEAQINENQLVRERIASLKSLQKQAVNFQHLGKEKALKMIEDKIAKIEEEINDIPVVQQFKESQGDVNDLLQLVSNTIANNVTNEIVRSTGGDVLRGETGSYVQNTQPGSCS from the coding sequence ATGACTCAAGTATTGTATACAAAAGAAGATTTAATTAAGAAATCCCATGAAATTGCGCATATGATTGCCAATACACCAGAAGTTGAGTTTTTCAAAAAAGCTGAAGCACAAATTAATGAAAATCAACTTGTTCGTGAACGTATTGCTAGTTTAAAAAGCTTACAAAAGCAAGCAGTAAACTTTCAACACCTAGGCAAAGAAAAAGCGTTAAAAATGATTGAAGACAAAATTGCAAAAATTGAAGAAGAAATTAATGATATTCCTGTTGTGCAGCAATTTAAAGAATCACAAGGTGATGTCAACGACTTATTACAATTAGTATCAAATACCATTGCTAACAATGTGACGAACGAAATTGTACGCTCAACAGGTGGCGATGTGTTACGTGGTGAAACGGGTTCGTATGTACAAAATACACAGCCAGGTAGTTGCTCATAA
- the cotE gene encoding outer spore coat protein CotE, which yields MKRVEGGIALKRLRQIVTKAVVAKGKKRTEERVTLCPTNKPTSILGCWVINHTCSAKKVGKFVEVSGKFDVNVWYAYSNHSKTAVFSETVHYKDKVKLHFRDGEVTVGDDVRVRVIQEPNCMEAIISPCGTKFEIVVERETVVEVMGEMTICISVHPLDFEEEWNFNDESSSSSSSSSSSSSSSSSSSSDGRFVLESSSFPDERPR from the coding sequence GTGAAAAGAGTCGAAGGAGGAATTGCGCTGAAACGTTTACGACAAATCGTGACGAAAGCAGTAGTTGCCAAAGGGAAGAAGAGAACAGAAGAACGTGTAACGTTATGTCCAACAAATAAACCGACGAGCATTCTCGGTTGCTGGGTAATCAACCATACTTGTTCAGCAAAAAAAGTCGGTAAATTTGTAGAAGTGTCAGGAAAGTTTGATGTCAATGTATGGTATGCTTATAGTAATCATTCGAAAACAGCAGTGTTTTCAGAAACGGTTCACTATAAAGATAAGGTAAAGCTGCACTTTAGAGATGGCGAAGTAACAGTTGGCGATGATGTACGTGTGCGTGTGATACAAGAACCAAATTGCATGGAAGCGATAATTTCTCCATGTGGCACGAAATTTGAAATTGTAGTAGAGCGTGAGACTGTTGTTGAGGTAATGGGTGAAATGACAATTTGCATTAGTGTACATCCGCTAGATTTCGAAGAGGAATGGAACTTTAATGATGAAAGCTCATCTTCCTCTTCATCCTCGTCTAGCTCTAGTTCCAGCTCGTCAAGCTCAAGCAGTGACGGTAGGTTTGTTTTAGAGTCCTCATCGTTTCCTGATGAACGACCAAGATAA